One genomic region from Candidatus Bathyarchaeia archaeon encodes:
- a CDS encoding response regulator, protein MLREKASILIVDDDTDICRTLSLILEAEGYNVDIANTGKEAIEKSKEKAYNVALLDIVLPDMPGTELLKKLRETTPKTIKIMVTGYPNLQNAVESLNYNADAYLIKPVNYEKLLQVIEEKLERQREEETLTTEKIAAFVKTRTQKLLQKIEKETNE, encoded by the coding sequence ATGTTGAGGGAAAAGGCAAGCATCCTAATAGTGGACGACGACACCGACATATGCAGAACACTAAGCTTAATCCTTGAAGCCGAAGGCTACAACGTGGACATCGCCAACACCGGAAAAGAAGCAATAGAAAAGTCGAAGGAAAAAGCCTACAACGTCGCTCTGCTAGACATCGTGCTTCCAGACATGCCCGGAACGGAACTACTGAAAAAACTTCGTGAAACAACACCAAAGACGATAAAAATAATGGTGACAGGCTACCCAAACCTGCAAAACGCCGTTGAATCCCTAAACTACAACGCAGACGCATACTTAATAAAACCAGTCAACTACGAAAAGCTACTTCAAGTTATCGAAGAAAAGCTGGAAAGGCAAAGAGAAGAAGAAACACTAACAACGGAAAAAATCGCAGCCTTCGTAAAAACAAGAACCCAAAAACTGCTCCAAAAAATAGAAAAAGAAACAAACGAATAA